TCAAAAACTCGCCCGCTGAAGTGGCTAAGGTGAACTGCTTTGGGAAGGAAAAATATTGATGCATGGAGCTAGATTATGGTGCCCATTTGGCTTAGTCGGTTTACTTGcactcaaaattttttttttttttttttgcttgttcagcctacttatttaaaatgagttgaaacaaccaacacaatctcacggcaattcgtaactttttgatttagtggctaatttgtacagattcgtacaatctaattcgtacattttcgtacgatttgcttatcccccaatgatggttgggtttagaccCCTAagggttacactgtaaaaaatcttatgtgctatttacaaaaaaaaattgtggtaacactattgcacgtattatttttaagtaaatttcaagacttgattttttttagcaaaaaccacttgaatgaatcatgtgaaaattactaaatgttttgagtgataaatgaagattttaatattattagcggaatgtgcttttataatttaagctaatccaccaccatttactcatatttatttttttaacaaaaaccacttgaaagaatcatgtgaaaattactagttttttttaagtgatagatgatgattttaatattattagtggaatgtgcttttataatatatgcaaataaatcaccatttactcaaatttattactgaaaattactcattcataaaatgtaaaatatttaatgtataatgaaatacatacacaatacatttaggccaaatatcattttattacatgttacactgataacaaaatggtacaatatgttaaacaaatctatataaaaattcctttatccatgtcatggaaaaaactgacctgtcaactttcctttgtaggaatagtcacattttagacaatatttgacagaatttgtgtattgcaaacttaatattcgtttctttgtaagtgattttaatttgtggaatatttgtataaatccagttcagcgattctagattttccaggctagccatgactcacttatcctccaagacaatgcagaagtcctcatggttggtcatccctctggcAGACAGCAAGTCTCTGTGCATTCccaaactgtaaaataaacatttacgtttattatattgaaattatgcagttgtacatttcaaatgtttaaggtttactaaaacacattaaggaaatatattaatgaaataaaccatttctttttatatctgtgaacagtaattcttcataatgtttgagtagatgttgctgactgacacaaatacacaagtattttgacttataatggacagggtgtttaaatgtatactagtgtacagacatttataaaaacaaaccatgtttatacaaggaatagtgcattcaacagtgtaatgcttgagctatatatattttttgtaagcatgcaaaaatataaaatgcagttttcggaagatcataaatatctgaaacagtttgagacacttacattgcactcctggatgagctcttcctcttattcatacagatagaccagcaacagaggacgacatctctcgattcatccctgatttaatgtgaggtctgatgcaaaaaagtgtagaaattagtaataataataataataataataataataataataataatacacaaataacattattaaaaatacctgatgtatggcacccattctctttatcaaaatctgcctcaataaactgctcctctttagtgggaaaactctgcgaacgttttcttcattaaactgaaaaatgaagcaaacaaatattagtatttatgtacagtattatatataaacagttcattacattacatcagcaatgctgtaaaaggatccttatgaaatggaaaagcactagctgtacataaaccccattgaatagctagctaacttagcttagcttagatttaccacttaacaagctaactgttgttcgtctgcttaactgttgcctgatcgttgctgttaaatattacaatgcaaataatttgttcaacttcattatataattcagaatgaacattgaagcaaatcaatttcaaataggaatatgtggttaaaaatacccgtgtatccctatatacatcatatggcaaaaactaagctcctgaacaagtttgaacagcatgtgtctttcctgaaagagcttaggctacttaagacaataaaatgataaactgtaaATGATaaaatgcttacctcttaacatgctcgctgttgatctgctccttcaaaatgtcgtctgatcactgccgttgttgagattcaaatgcaaacatctcaatcaaatccacataattgagtgaatgttcttaaaataaacgtgaagccatctttcctaaattttattagcttaactggtttctcaaattaagcttaataattgcactagtttgcttaaaaaaataagtaaaattaaaatcttaattatattagcgaaatcttcttaatattttataataaatccagaatatcaattttttaaagaaaatatgctcattatttttaatgaccacattaatttttttaatgaaaattacaagcctcaagattcattttttacagtgtaggtgccacacctcctttttaaaatcttacattttcgtacgactgaacttgtacgaattcgtacgaattagccactaaactgacaacacgtaaaatacttacgttttctcgtgagatcaggctggaaacaacacaattcatgatatttcattgggacaacttaatttttttatgtttaatcctcATAAATTtgctaaaagtgttaagttaacttaatcgatttgtgttgggacaacatgaatgaattgtctgGAATACCCTgccttttttacagtatatgacGCATATCTTTGTACTGTGGGAAAAAaacggggaacccgggggaaacccacatagacacggggagatcatgcaaactctacacagaaatgccaactggctcagagcctgtggtgttcttgctgtggggcaacagtgctaaccactgggccgccgtgccaccTGATCTAGATAAAATGGGGAGAAAAAGGGGAGGAAGGTTTTTTTTCTAGATGAAGATAGTTGTGgaatgaagactgtggttatttatagtggcttaagGATTATATGatggctgtggtcaatcataagcacgtgatgctctcgaaattagtttataaataaacttcacttgtggatgtaactacatattgtggtacttgacaaaggtttgccaaagtagtcctgagcccaggTTATATCACTTATAAAAGAATGAGGAATCTTGATGtggtgccgcctgagggatcagagatcacaattgttcagcttaggcttgcgcccttgtccttaaCGTACTGAAATTCCTCAAGAATCTTTGAATCTTTCAATTATGTTATGCActattgaaggtgaaatatccaaatgtcttagTATATTTCTTtaagaaacattgtttttaaacgtttcaataaatttttttatgtatttgttggcaaactggcgatgcttgtctttgctcctaaagaactCGACTTTTCTTGGATACTGCTTTTGTACTAAATCATAATACAATCACCTGCTGACATCGCCTGCTTCAAAtcacattatttaaccaatttacctgattactaaccctaaattgctcctgtcccaactttttgaaatgtgttgcaagaaccaacatcggaatatgtgtttattttgaaaaataaataaataaaaatcataaagaacacattaaatattgtttgttgtattgtctgcaatgaaatacaagtcaaagtaaatttagaaatcacaatttttttatttgtgttttccatactgtcacaaCTTTTTTGATTTGTggttctaaaataaaagtttattgtgtaatgtttattcaattaaattcaattcacctttatttgtatagcgcttttacaaagtagattgtgccaaagcagcttcacataaaaggtcatagtaaattggaacagtgtcaattcagtttttagtgtttaagttcagttcagtttagctcacttcagtgtggtttaataatcactactgagagtccaaacactgaagagcaaatacaaCGATGCGCAGCACTACAGatctcgaaccatgcaagccagtggcgacagcggagagggaaaaaacttcactaattggtgaaagtgaagaaaaaaaccttgactctggagcgtcacaggaatcagtctcatggtctccactcctccatgaccaccacagtagctgctcaggatacggcccggtccaggatatggaaaccttgggatcatctcgtcattggtcttggattgaatcagtgactctgcatagtctgaggggctcgggaagagtatccccaggtgaaaatggagaataaagagaataattaacatttaatacaacattaaaaacatttgtagtcatgactgtttgtcatatatatatatatatatatatatatatttatttttatttatttttttttttacagtgcactgagCACAACATGATAAACTGAAGAGAATCAAATCATGCTTTCACACTGAATGCAAATCAACCAGTTGTAAATTCAACACTGCAGGCAGTGTGGCACAAACCACAACAATGCATTTTTAGGTTAGCCTGCGACACTTATTCTGATCTTATCTTCTGTACTTTTGTATTTTGCATACAAATCCTAACCTCATTCAAAGCACAGTAAACAACAGCAAATTAAGAAGGTTTGGTACTACATCAGAAAACAAACCATCTATCATGCTTTTACtcattatattttgatttaagAGCAATGGATACTGTACATTCATCCCATTTAATCACATTCTTGctcttgctcttcagtgtttggactctccactgaaccacactgaactgagctaaactgaactgaactttaacactgaaaactgaactacactgtttcaactTACTATGATctttaatgtgaagctgctttgacacaatctacattgtaaaagcgctatacaaataaaggtgaattgaattgaattctgaGGCCATTTAGGCAAGGAGATGAAATCGATAAAGTCATGATTTTGTAATAGCCGATTCAgagaatgaattattattatctgGATATACTTCACTGATACCAGAAGAAATGTTCCTCAATGGCATGGAGCTAAGAGTAAAATCAATACAATTAAAATACTATCATAGCGTGAGCATAAATGAAACGATCATGCCTTCCTCTTCACTACTCATAGcatgaaaaaaaattctacagTTTAGATGACGCATTTGTACAGTGAAAGGTGGAAATCCCACAGACTGTGGATTTGGGTGTCTAAACCCACACAAGGGTTAAGAGCTTGAGTGAATGTCATTATGTTCTACCCACTGACTCATTTACAATCACGTGTActgtttacacacacaaatagtgagagagagagacctatATTTCAATTAATGTTTGAACAAAACACAGTTTATTGGTTTGCATTAGTAAATAATACATGCATTTGGTTATTAACCACACAAAATACACAACTGAGCATAATAAACAATTATGCATTACAATGACATCTAGGCATCCAGAGATTGTGGAAATATAAAACCTGTGGAGGGATAATCCCAACCCGGTGAAGACTTTAACAGCATAAACTGATCAAGATACAAAAATTAGGTACTTAAATGTTGTAATGATCTTGCTGGAAATGCATattacatacatagatacattaTATTCtgtaactatatatttatttatatgtttacttatttatatatattatttgtgtgtAGTCCACCCTTCACCTTATTTTATTTCTGCTATTGATTTCTAATGTAAATTCACCGATTctgaagctgctttggaacaataatcATTATGAAAATTCAATTCATCCTTGTTTCTATAAcaccttttacaatgtagactgtgtcaaagcagctgaacatagattaagttctagtaaactgaaacagcttcagtccagttttcactgttcagtttagttcagtgtaatgtaaatgtcacagCTGAAAGCCGAAACACTGAACAACAATTCTaccaatgcgcagctccacaagtcccaaaaaaGCACTATTCAAGTTAAATTGAACTGATAATACAGCATATTTTATAGTGTAATGTTCAATTATATATGTGCAAACATAATAAAATCAAGCGCAAACACCACAGACACATTAACATGGTTGAATAGTTGTAAAGAGGCGCTTGGTTTGTCCTgttgttgtatttgtatttgttgagtttaagtgtgatgttttatttgtatttgttgtgtttaagtgtgatgttgtatttgtatttgttgtgTTCAAGTATGATGTTGTGTTTGGCATTGATGTCGCATCAAATGTTGAGTTTATGGGCTGTGCTGTTGCTTTAGGTCTTGGTGCTGCCTTCTTCTTGTCCAGAGATTTCATGGCATCTTTCACCCAAGTCTGTTTTGGGTCGGCGCAAAAGGTTATTCCTTTGACTGTTTTAAATCTGTAAATACATACAAGTTACAATTTTAGAATGGTAATACaacaatatatacacatttatagagttttttttaccattaattAAACTGTAAATGAGTGCCAGATCTCAAAACCTCAAACTCAAAATGAGATGTAAAATAAGGCCCTGTGAAAAAGTCGATATTTACagcatattgttttaaaataaatgaaaactcacACAATGGCATCAACATGGCAAATGCCTGCTCTCTGTGTCGTATAACTTTTGATATTTGCCTTCCGGAGGACAACATCAGACCTAGTCTTGAGACAAGGGCAATATAAGTTGCTTactgcaaacacaaacaaaaaataataatgaacaaatatTCAATTAACAACACAAtttgaataaaaacattatatatttcCAATAAACAACtgatatttttacaaatatgtacaaCTACTTACTTTGACAGGACACTTGCACAAGCAGCATTACAGCCAGGCACAGCAGTGTTATCAATGCAGATCTCATCTTCTCTCTTGTGAGT
This window of the Danio aesculapii chromosome 24, fDanAes4.1, whole genome shotgun sequence genome carries:
- the cxcl32b.1 gene encoding chemokine (C-X-C motif) ligand 32b, duplicate 1, with product MRSALITLLCLAVMLLVQVSCQISNLYCPCLKTRSDVVLRKANIKSYTTQRAGICHVDAIVFKTVKGITFCADPKQTWVKDAMKSLDKKKAAPRPKATAQPINSTFDATSMPNTTSYLNTTNTNTTSHLNTTNTNKTSHLNSTNTNTTTGQTKRLFTTIQPC